The nucleotide window AATAACGCCATTTGAATACGCATGTCATTTAACAATGGATTATTTATTAAATTTTCTCCTGATATATTGAATTCATTCGCCATATCTATTGCCCCAAAGGCAATTCGTTCAACCGAGGTTTCCTGCAATATTTCTTGTAAATGATAGTAGCCCTGAACGGTTTCAATTAACGGAATAATATTTGGAGCTACGGATTGCTTTACTAATAAATTTTCAATTATTTTTACTTGCTTTGCGTCCTCACATTTTGAGAGAATAATCCCTTTAAATAACTCGATGCTTATTTTATTTAAATCATCCTCATATAAAAGACTATCAATTGAATTGATTCTTAAATAAATATCTTTTGAGGTAGGATGATTCGTCATAAAATCTTGCACGTTTTTCCTCGTTTCAGATTTTTCAGCAAGAGGTACAGCATCTTCTAAATCAATAATAAAATAGTCAGCCTGTAGCTGCGCATCAATTTTTTTTAATGCCCTCGCATTGTTTCCAGGGATAAATAACCAACTAGTGATTATCATACACCTCCGTTCGATAACGCTCTTTAATTTCTGCTGTGTGCTGCCCCAAGCTCGGAATATCACCCCATGCTGTGACAATATTATTAAAGTTCATTGGCGATTTTAACATTTGAATTGCCCCTACCTCTGAAGGAACAGGTGCCCATCTATTATAAAATGCAAGCTGCGGATGATTAATTAAACCTTTTACGCTATTAAAGTTAGCATTCGCTATGCGGTAGTCCTCAAGTAATTTTTCTAAGTCTGCCTTTTGATAATCGCGTGTAATTTCTTCAATAATTCCCTTTAATTCCTCTTTATTCATTACACGATCTGAATTTGTTGCGAACTTTGAATGATTAATTAAGCTCTTATCCTTTAAAATTTCTTCACAAAAGATTTTCCACTCATCATTGTTTTGAATTGCAATAAACAGCTTTTCTTTATTCTGTACTGTGAAAGGACCGTATGGATAAATTGTGGCATGGTCAACGCCGCTTCGCTTCGGCTCTTCCCCACTATACGTATAATAGATTGGGAAGCTCATCCATTCTGCAATTGCTTCTAGCATTGAAATTTCTATAATCGTGCCCTGCCCTGTGTTACCACGATTAATAATTGCTGCTAAAATGGAAGTAAAAGCGTACATACCACTAGCAATATCAACAATGGCAATGCCTGTTTTCGCTGGTGCATCAGGTGTGCCTGTTATATTTAACACACCTGCCTCTGATTGTACGAGAAGATCATACGCTTTTTTATGACTGTATGGACCATCCTTGCCATAGCCTGAAATGCTACAAATGATTAAATGAGGATATTTTTCATGCAAACTTTGCACATTTAATCCTAAGCGATCTAAAGCACCAGGACCTAAATTATTTAGTAACACATCGGAATCCTTTAAAATGGCATGTAACAATTGGATATTCTTTTTATCCTTTAAATCTAATTCAACTGATTTCTTTCCACGGTTGAGCCAAACAAAATTGCTGGACATACCGTTTGCAGCCTTGTCATAATGTCTAGCAAAATCACCTGTATTCGGCTTTTCAATTTTAATAATTTCTGCCCCAAGATCTGCTAATTGTCTGCTTGCAAATGGGGCTGCTACAGCATGCTCCAGTGATACAACTTTTATGTTTTGTAAAGGCATAATGAGCGAACCCTCCTTAATCTAAAATAACGAGTGGCTTAATCTCTTTAAATGCTTTCATATTTTTTAACGCTTCATTAATATCCTTCAATGGATATTCGTTTGTAATCAGCTTTTCAAATGGGACTTCATGCTGATACTTTTCAACAAAGCAAAGCGCCTGATAATAATGACTTATATCACCAGAATATGAGCCGATTAATGTTAAATTTTTTGCTGTAATCAATGAAGGCATAATTTCTACTTTACCAGACCCTAGCTGTCCAACAATTACGTACTTTCCATTTTTACGAATATACTGTAGCCCTTCCTCAACCGCTCCTGGGAATCCAGAGTATTCCATTACAATATCTGCACCTAGATGATTTGTTACTTCATTAATTTTAGCTTGACGCTCTTCAGTTGTTCGCACTTCAGCAATGTCAATAATATAGTCAGCACCCATATCTTTCGCTAGCTCTAAGCGCTCTTTAGGCCCTCCGATAGCAATGACATTTTTAGCCCCTGCTTTTTTAGCAACACAAATTGCTAGCAAGCCTAAAGGGCCTGTCCCTTGAATCACGATATTGTCCTCTGAGCTTATTTTCCCTAATTGGTTGAAGCTGTTCATAACAGAGCGAAATGCACAGCTACACAAGCTAGCTAACTTTGAGCTCACAGTTGCCGGAACCTTCACACGCCCAGAATTCGGTAAAATATAACCATACTCACTAAAGCCACCCATTAAATACGGGTATTTTTCCATTGTTTCATACATATATTGGCGGCGATGTGTACAAAGCGTTGGCTTTTTTTCAACCGTACAATAATAACAGGTACCACAATCTCCATGCGCCCAAATTACTCGATCTCCAACCTTCAGTTCATTGCCGAGAGAGTCTACCTCAACTCCAGCACCTAATTTAATAATTTCGCCAACCATTTCATGACCAAGAATGACAGGTAGATCTACCTTTAAATTCAATTCACCTTGCCATAAATGAACATCTGTACCACAGATTGATGAAATTTTATTTTTTACTAGTATTGCGTTTTCTTCAATTTTTTCTGGAATTGGTACATCCTCAATTTGAAGGTCTTCTCCAAATTTTCTTAATACCGCCGCCTTTGAATATTTAGGAATCATTTTCTACACCATCCTACTCTGCTATATCTACCATTATTGTTTTTATTTCAATATACTCATGAATTGCTTCTGTGCCATTTTCGCGTCCAATTCCACTCATCTTATAGCCACCATAAGGTACACTCCAATGAATCTTTCTATAATTATTAATCCATACTGTGCCGCTTTGTAGCTGGTCTGCCACACGATGGGCCCTCGAAATGTTTGTAGACCATAGACCAGCCGTTAAGCCATACTTTGTTTCGTTTGCCATCTCTACCACTTGTTCTTCTGTTTCAAATGGTAAAACGGCTAAGATGGGCCCAAACACTTCTTCTTGACATAAATACGAATCATTTTGCACATTTGTGACAATCGTTGGTGAGAAGTAATAGCCATCCTCATTCCCATCAATCGTTAATCGTTGTCCACCAAATTCAATTTTTCCGCCATCCTGCTTTGTTTTCTCAACAAAATCATGTAATTTTTCCAGCTGCAGCTTATTCGCAATTGGGCCCATTTTAGCATTTTCATCAAACGGATTTGCTACTGTTAGCTGCTTGGTTTTTTCGATAATTTTCTTAAGGCATTCCTCATAAATTGAAGCTTCAATAAACACTCTGGAGCCCGCTGCACATGTTTGACCTGCATTAATAAAAATCCCTCTCACAGCTGCGTTAGTTGCCTTTTCAATATCAGCATCCGCAAAAATAATATGCGGTGCTTTTCCACCTAATTCAAAAGTGACCTTTTTCAATGTATCGCTCGCCTGCTTCGAAATATGGATTGCAGTATTTGTCGAGCCAGTAAAGGCAACTTTATCAATCTCTTGATGTGAGGAAAGTGTTTTTGCTACCTCAATATCTCCCGTTACGATATTGACAACACCAGGTGGGAATCCCGCTTCTACAATTAAATGAGCAAATAATAATGCAGAGGCTGATGTGTCAATTGCTGGCTTTAAAACAACCGTATTGCGTGCAGCTAATGCTGGTCCAATTTTCCAAGCTAACATGAGCAAAGGAGAATTCCATGGCACAATCGCACCGATTACCCCAATTGGCTCTTTCTTGATATAACTAAAGACGTTTTTACTCACTTCCACATACTCGCCACGCAGTTGCCCTGCAATTCCTGCGTAATAGTACAGCCATTCAGCTACCATCGGTATTTCATTATTCACTAGCTCGCTATATAGCTTGCCGTTACCCATGCATTCAATTTTAGATAGCTCTTCCTTATTTTCTAGAACAAGATCTCCTAGCTTTCTTAGTAGTCGACTTACCTCTACTAATTCGGTATTTTTCCATTGAGGAAAGGCTGTACGTGCAGCTTTAATCGCACGCTCTGTTTCTTGCTCTGAAGCATACGGAATTTCTGCCCATTCCTCACCGTTCATTGGACTAATAATTTTTTTATAATTTGCTGTTACTACAAACTCATTATTAACAAATATACCTGCGTATTTTTTCATATTAATCCTCCTAACTTAGTCAAATGCCATTTCAAAAACAGTTAACAAATCTTTCTCATCCATCTGTCTAGGGTTAATATTCATCAGCCTTGTAATGCCCATTGTCTCCTTTGCCATTGCAGGTAAATCTTCTCGTACTATACCTAGCTGCTGTAATTTTGTTGGTAGATTGATTTGCTCTAACAACTCGATAAAATAATCGAATATTTCGCTATTTTTATCTAAACCTTTAGATTCTTTAACACAAATTCTGTGTAGTTCCATAAATTTACTCAGATTTGAGGAAAAATTATATTTAATTGCATATGGCAGCATCAAACCAGTTATTTCTCCATGTGGTGAGGGGGCACGACCTGCAATTGCATAAGCAGCAGCATGTGCCATCGATGTTCCTGCATTTGAAAAGGCTAGACCAGCTAATAAACTCCCTAAAAGCATTTGATGACGTGCTTCATAATTTTGCCCATTAGTCACAGCCTCAACTAAATTCTCTGTAATTAATCGGATTGCTTTCTCTGCAAACATATTTGACATCATTGTAGCTCCTCTAAAGTCCGCTACATAATCCTCAGGGAAGCTTGAAAAATCTTTAGCAGTGAATGCTTCAACTGCGTGAACTAATGCGTCAATACCAGAGCAAGCTGTTACTCTTGGTGGCATTCCCATCGTTAATAATGGATCTAAAATAGCAAATTGCGGCTTAATCTTTTCACTCGATATACCCACCTTAAGATGCTTATCAATATCATTTACCACTGCCACACCAGTAACCTCAGATCCTGTTCCAGATGTCGTTGGAATCGCAATAATTGGTGTAACCTCAAAATCAATTGGATTGTTATAAAAATAAGCTAGAGGCTGCTTTGTTTTCAGCATAAACGAAACCATCTTTGCTAAATCAATACAGCTACCTCCACCTAAGCCAATAACTACATAAACCTCTTTATCAAGATATTGCGCCA belongs to Lysinibacillus louembei and includes:
- a CDS encoding CaiB/BaiF CoA transferase family protein; this translates as MPLQNIKVVSLEHAVAAPFASRQLADLGAEIIKIEKPNTGDFARHYDKAANGMSSNFVWLNRGKKSVELDLKDKKNIQLLHAILKDSDVLLNNLGPGALDRLGLNVQSLHEKYPHLIICSISGYGKDGPYSHKKAYDLLVQSEAGVLNITGTPDAPAKTGIAIVDIASGMYAFTSILAAIINRGNTGQGTIIEISMLEAIAEWMSFPIYYTYSGEEPKRSGVDHATIYPYGPFTVQNKEKLFIAIQNNDEWKIFCEEILKDKSLINHSKFATNSDRVMNKEELKGIIEEITRDYQKADLEKLLEDYRIANANFNSVKGLINHPQLAFYNRWAPVPSEVGAIQMLKSPMNFNNIVTAWGDIPSLGQHTAEIKERYRTEVYDNH
- a CDS encoding zinc-binding dehydrogenase yields the protein MIPKYSKAAVLRKFGEDLQIEDVPIPEKIEENAILVKNKISSICGTDVHLWQGELNLKVDLPVILGHEMVGEIIKLGAGVEVDSLGNELKVGDRVIWAHGDCGTCYYCTVEKKPTLCTHRRQYMYETMEKYPYLMGGFSEYGYILPNSGRVKVPATVSSKLASLCSCAFRSVMNSFNQLGKISSEDNIVIQGTGPLGLLAICVAKKAGAKNVIAIGGPKERLELAKDMGADYIIDIAEVRTTEERQAKINEVTNHLGADIVMEYSGFPGAVEEGLQYIRKNGKYVIVGQLGSGKVEIMPSLITAKNLTLIGSYSGDISHYYQALCFVEKYQHEVPFEKLITNEYPLKDINEALKNMKAFKEIKPLVILD
- a CDS encoding aldehyde dehydrogenase, encoding MKKYAGIFVNNEFVVTANYKKIISPMNGEEWAEIPYASEQETERAIKAARTAFPQWKNTELVEVSRLLRKLGDLVLENKEELSKIECMGNGKLYSELVNNEIPMVAEWLYYYAGIAGQLRGEYVEVSKNVFSYIKKEPIGVIGAIVPWNSPLLMLAWKIGPALAARNTVVLKPAIDTSASALLFAHLIVEAGFPPGVVNIVTGDIEVAKTLSSHQEIDKVAFTGSTNTAIHISKQASDTLKKVTFELGGKAPHIIFADADIEKATNAAVRGIFINAGQTCAAGSRVFIEASIYEECLKKIIEKTKQLTVANPFDENAKMGPIANKLQLEKLHDFVEKTKQDGGKIEFGGQRLTIDGNEDGYYFSPTIVTNVQNDSYLCQEEVFGPILAVLPFETEEQVVEMANETKYGLTAGLWSTNISRAHRVADQLQSGTVWINNYRKIHWSVPYGGYKMSGIGRENGTEAIHEYIEIKTIMVDIAE
- a CDS encoding iron-containing alcohol dehydrogenase codes for the protein MKAYWQYKFPGNIFFGKESLNELERIYQKYEQKKTLIITDQGIKASGILQKLEEKLTRYAIPYEVYDEAKPEPTNSDVEEVLAQYLDKEVYVVIGLGGGSCIDLAKMVSFMLKTKQPLAYFYNNPIDFEVTPIIAIPTTSGTGSEVTGVAVVNDIDKHLKVGISSEKIKPQFAILDPLLTMGMPPRVTACSGIDALVHAVEAFTAKDFSSFPEDYVADFRGATMMSNMFAEKAIRLITENLVEAVTNGQNYEARHQMLLGSLLAGLAFSNAGTSMAHAAAYAIAGRAPSPHGEITGLMLPYAIKYNFSSNLSKFMELHRICVKESKGLDKNSEIFDYFIELLEQINLPTKLQQLGIVREDLPAMAKETMGITRLMNINPRQMDEKDLLTVFEMAFD
- a CDS encoding HpcH/HpaI aldolase/citrate lyase family protein: MIITSWLFIPGNNARALKKIDAQLQADYFIIDLEDAVPLAEKSETRKNVQDFMTNHPTSKDIYLRINSIDSLLYEDDLNKISIELFKGIILSKCEDAKQVKIIENLLVKQSVAPNIIPLIETVQGYYHLQEILQETSVERIAFGAIDMANEFNISGENLINNPLLNDMRIQMALLSRRFNKQPPLDAPCIFIDKLDVLQQESEFAKKIGYYGKLAIHPKQLEIIANAFSLSEEELKLAKEIVEVYEQNNYKTISYKNIMIDTPVYLRMKKLLNL